In one window of Henckelia pumila isolate YLH828 chromosome 1, ASM3356847v2, whole genome shotgun sequence DNA:
- the LOC140887890 gene encoding ER lumen protein-retaining receptor, whose amino-acid sequence MNIFRLAGDLTHLASILVLLLKIHTIKSCAGISLKTQELYAIVFATRYLDLFTKFVSIYNTLMKLIFLGSSFSIVWYIRKHKIVRRSYDKDQDTFRHYFLLLPCLVLALIIHEKFTFREILWAFSLYLEAVAILPQLVLLQRTRNIDNLTGQYVFLLGAYRALYILNWIYRFFTEPHFVHWITWISGLVQTLLYADFFYYYFQSLKNNVKLQLPA is encoded by the exons ATGAATATATTTAGGTTAGCAGGGGACTTGACCCATCTGGCAAGTATCCTTGTTTTGCTTCTCAAGATTCACACTATCAAATCCTGTGCTG GCATTTCTCTGAAGACACAAGAGCTCTACGCTATTGTGTTTGCCACTCGCTACTTGGATCTATTTACAAAATTTGTTTCCATATATAATACTCTTATGAAATTAATATTTCTCGGAAGCTCTTTTTCTATTGTTTGGTACATTAGGAAGCACAAGATTGTCCGCCGATCCTACGACAAAGACCAGGACACATTTCGCCACTATTTTCTACTGCTGCCATGTTTGGTCTTAGCTTTGATCATACATGAGAAGTTTACCTTCAGAGAG ATATTGTGGGCATTTTCCTTGTACTTGGAAGCTGTTGCCATTCTTCCTCAGCTGGTTTTGCTGCAGAGAACCAGAAATATCGACAACTTGACTGGGCAATACGTTTTTCTTCTCGG TGCGTATCGGGCTCTATACATTTTGAACTGGATTTATCGCTTCTTCACCGAGCCACACTTTGTCCACTGGATAA CCTGGATTTCAGGTCTTGTTCAGACTCTGCTGTATGCCGATTTCTTTTACTATTACTTCCAAAG CTTGAAGAACAACGTAAAACTCCAACTACCCGCTTGA
- the LOC140887898 gene encoding small ubiquitin-related modifier 2-like encodes MEENGSWKMEEEPADSKHQEHLHYVRLKIKCNKDGIERFYMIKRNCRVKKLLLDYCKLTSINFRSTRFVINHRAFSMDKTPNQLGLDDNDQIDALIDGNGA; translated from the exons ATGGAAGAAAATGGAAGCTGGAAAATGGAGGAGGAACCAGCTGATTCGAAACACCAAGAACACCTCCACTATGTTCGCTTGAAAATTAAGTGTAACAAG GATGGGATAGAGAGGTTCTATATGATCAAACGTAACTGCAGAGTGAAGAAGCTCTTGCTTGATTACTGTAAGCTTACTTCAATCAATTTCCGTTCCACTCGATTTGTGATCAATCATCGCGCTTTCTCCATggataaaactccaaatcag CTTGGTTTGGATGATAACGATCAAATCGATGCATTGATCGACGGAAATGGTGCTTGA